The window CAGCCTCCATATTTTTCTCTTCTTCGAAATAGCAGATGGGAAGTCCTGGACCATATTCCAGCTTTTTTACTGCAAAGCCATACTGCTGGCTTAATTCCCTGCAAAACTGATCCAGCATCTTCAGCTCATTTTCCAGCTTTGTTAAGGATTTTTTTTGGGTGCCGGAAAAGTACTGAATTCCTTCAATGGTCATGAATTGATGGGGGCCCCCTGCGATGATCTGCCGGATCAGGCTTCCATCCATGCCGAACTGGTTGCCGGAAGTCAGGCGGAGAAGAACCCGGGCCGGTATATGAAGGCGCTCTGTTAAGGCGGCAAGCATCTGCCAGTGGGAGAGGGATTCCGCTGTATAAATGATCTTATCTCCATACCGTTCCAGGGCATATTTCAAATCATCAGGCTTTTTATGTACGCCGGACATGACGGCCTTCCCCATGTTAATACCGGCTCTTTCACAGATGGATAATTCCCCGGGAGAGCAGACCTCAAAGGAATCCACCAGCTCTTCCAGCTCCTTAATGACAAATGGATTGGCTTTCATGGCATAGCATAATTCAGTTTCAGGTCCCAGGACATCCCGGATTTTCCTGACCTGCATTGCCAGGATATCCGTATCAAAAATGTAGAAGGGAGTAGTGTACTCATGAAGGGCATATTCAAATTTCGTCTCATTCATGGCTGTTTTCCTTTCTCCATCTCCAATAATTTTTTTCTGTCCATTTTTCCGTTTGCAGTGACCGGCAATGAACGGAGAGGGCAGAAAACGGAGGGAATCATGTAAACCGGAAGGGATTTCCTCATTTCAACTGAAATTTCCTTTTCTTTCATATCACCTACGTAAAAAGCAAGGATCCGGTTTTTTTCCTCATCAAAGACGCAGCATGCCCGTTCAATGAGGGGGCAGCTGTTTAAGGCGGCTTCGATCTCTTCCAGCTCTATTCGGTGGCCCATGTGTTTGATCTGAAAATCCTTACGCCCGGCAAAGCAAAGCTCCCCGTTCTCATCATAGAAAGCCAGATCACCGGTCCGGTAAATGGTCTCTAAGTAACGGGTGTTAAGGGGATTTTGCACAAAGGCCCGTTTTGTCTGTTCCGGATTGTTATAATACCCAAGGGCCAAAGCCGTTCCTGATACGCAAAGTTCCCCGCTCCGGCATTTTTCCGTGACCGGCTTATCATCCGGATCCAGCAGAAAGACCTTTTCATTGGGAAACGGTTTTCCAATGGGCAGCGTCTCATGAGCTTTAAATTCCCGGTTTACAGGGTAGTAGGTGCAGTTGCATGTGATTTCCGTTGGGCCGTACAGGTTTACATAGCTTGCGTTTGGAAGGTATTTCTGCCAGATCGTTAAAAACTTCACAGGCATTGCCTCGCCGCTGAATAAAACCTTATTGACCCTGGAAGGAACTTTATAGGTAAATCCCTTTAACTGGGTGATCAGGCACAGGGCAGAAACAGCCCAGATTAAGGTGGTTACCCTGCGTTCACACAGAAAATCCAGCAGCTCTGCGGGAATGGAGAACAGCCTCTTTGGGATGATGACCATAGTTGCCCCCACCTTAAGGGCGGAGTAAATATCCTTTACAGACACATCAAAGTCAAAGGGCGCCTGGTTTCCTATCATGTCTTCCGCCACGATGCCGAACATGGAAGGAAAATATTCCATAAAGTCAATGACCGACCGGTGGCTGACCAATACTCCTTTTGGAGCTCCCGTTGAACCGGAAGTAAAGTTGCAGTACAAAGGGTCGATATCTAAGGACCGCTGACGGATGAGCTGCAAGGTTTCTTCCTTTATTCCGCTTTTTACAGCTGTCTGGTAATCAAACAGATTCCCGTTAAATCCAACGTCTTCCGGCAGCGCACTGGAATCACCCAGGGTGATGACGGAGCCTGCCTTAAGGACTTTTAGAATCTGCCGTATGCGTGCGGCCGGCTGTTCCGGGTTGATGAGGACATAAAAGCAGCCGGCATATACGATTCCCATGAATGCTGTTAAGGCCTCCACGCTCTTATCCATGAAGACGGCGACAGGGCTTCCCGGTAATTCAAAATCGGCAAGAAAGCTGCCGATCCGTTTGGCATTTGACAACAGTTCCTGGTAAGAGCAGCATGTTATCTGATCTTCCGCAGCAATTTTCTCAGGGTACAGGCTTGCGGAATGTTCCAGATACTCTAATACGTTTCTCATAGGTTCTTATTCCTCTCTGGCAGATTCCATTGGAAACGTTACACGGACGTTGAAATTTGTCCGGGTTTTTCGCATTTCAAAGGTACCGCTCATTTGTTCTACGATTTTCTGACAGGTTTTGAGTCCAATGTTGGTGCTTTCCAAAAACTCGCTGTCCTTGCGGATCTCATTGGAAATGATGATTACCAGGTTGCTGCTGTCTGCCTGGCTTTTGACAATGACCGGCTCATCCTTGCCGGCGTATTTTTTTACATTGGAAAACAGATTATCAAACAGTCTCCTTAAATATTGGAGGTCAGCAGTTATGCTGCATGACTGCTCCACAAATTCTGTCTTTACGTCAAACCCCAGGTTGCCAAGGTCAAATACGTGTTCCATAAAAAGCTGCTGGAGCAGGATCTTTGCATCGAAGGTCTCCATCTGCATCAAAATCTGCTCCTTGCCGAATACAAGAAAATATTGGAACAGCCGGTCAGATAAATC of the Lacrimispora indolis DSM 755 genome contains:
- a CDS encoding diaminopimelate decarboxylase family protein; this translates as MNETKFEYALHEYTTPFYIFDTDILAMQVRKIRDVLGPETELCYAMKANPFVIKELEELVDSFEVCSPGELSICERAGINMGKAVMSGVHKKPDDLKYALERYGDKIIYTAESLSHWQMLAALTERLHIPARVLLRLTSGNQFGMDGSLIRQIIAGGPHQFMTIEGIQYFSGTQKKSLTKLENELKMLDQFCRELSQQYGFAVKKLEYGPGLPICYFEEEKNMEAEMLNGLAEFLKNLTFGGRVALEMGRFIAAHCGSYVTRVADIKTNKGEPYCIVDGGIHQLNYYGQMLAMKKPPILPFHQRNGEKKKWTVCGSLCTAGDVLVKQHPFQDLSVGDPLIFQKTGAYSVTEGMSLFLSRDLPLVLLYSEKERFRIARPRFQTDAFNYFQS
- a CDS encoding amino acid adenylation domain-containing protein, giving the protein MRNVLEYLEHSASLYPEKIAAEDQITCCSYQELLSNAKRIGSFLADFELPGSPVAVFMDKSVEALTAFMGIVYAGCFYVLINPEQPAARIRQILKVLKAGSVITLGDSSALPEDVGFNGNLFDYQTAVKSGIKEETLQLIRQRSLDIDPLYCNFTSGSTGAPKGVLVSHRSVIDFMEYFPSMFGIVAEDMIGNQAPFDFDVSVKDIYSALKVGATMVIIPKRLFSIPAELLDFLCERRVTTLIWAVSALCLITQLKGFTYKVPSRVNKVLFSGEAMPVKFLTIWQKYLPNASYVNLYGPTEITCNCTYYPVNREFKAHETLPIGKPFPNEKVFLLDPDDKPVTEKCRSGELCVSGTALALGYYNNPEQTKRAFVQNPLNTRYLETIYRTGDLAFYDENGELCFAGRKDFQIKHMGHRIELEEIEAALNSCPLIERACCVFDEEKNRILAFYVGDMKEKEISVEMRKSLPVYMIPSVFCPLRSLPVTANGKMDRKKLLEMEKGKQP